Proteins encoded within one genomic window of Balaenoptera ricei isolate mBalRic1 chromosome 10, mBalRic1.hap2, whole genome shotgun sequence:
- the LOC132372382 gene encoding C-type lectin domain family 4 member E-like isoform X1: protein MDSSKSSASQSTERECFSSQVFLWTVAGLCILLLSACFITRCVGSVKNCCPLNWVHFQSSCYFFSTNTMTWSASSKNCSSMGAHLVVINTQEEQEFLYNMKPKKKEFYIGLTDQVTEGQWQWVDGTPFTKSLSFWDKGEPNNIVTVEDCATIRDSSNPRQNWNDMPCFFNMFRICEMPERNS, encoded by the exons atggatTCATCCAAATCATCTGCATCACAAAGCACAG AAAGAGAATGCTTCTCTTCCCAAGTGTTCTTATGGACCGTTGCTGGGCTCTGCATACTGCTACTGAGTGCCTGTTTTATCACCAGATGTGTTG GTTCAGTCAAGAATTGCTGTCCATTGAACTGGGTACATTTTCAATCCAGCTGCTATTTCTTTTCTACTAACACCATGACCTGGTCAGCAAGCTCAAAAAACTGCTCGAGCATGGGAGCTCATCTGGTGGTTATCAACACGCAGGAGGAGCAG GAATTCCTTTACAATATGAAACCTAAAAAGAAAGAGTTTTATATTGGACTGACGGACCAGGTGACTGAGGGTCAGTGGCAATGGGTAGATGGTACACCTTTCACAAAGTCTCTGAG CTTCTGGGATAAAGGAGAGCCCAACAACATAGTTACAGTGGAGGACTGTGCCACCATAAGAGACTCTTCAAATCCAAGGCAAAATTGGAATGATATGCCCTGTTTCTTCAATATGTTTCGGATTTGTGAAATGCCAGAAAGAAATAGTTGA
- the LOC132372382 gene encoding C-type lectin domain family 4 member E-like isoform X2, with the protein MDSSKSSASQSTERECFSSQVFLWTVAGLCILLLSACFITRCVVTYHTFQLCDEKKFQPPENFTEFSCYNDGLGSVKNCCPLNWVHFQSSCYFFSTNTMTWSASSKNCSSMGAHLVVINTQEEQEFLYNMKPKKKEFYIGLTDQVTEGQWQWVDGTPFTKSLSFWDKGEPNNIVTVEDCATIRDSSNPRQNWNDMPCFFNMFRICEMPERNS; encoded by the exons atggatTCATCCAAATCATCTGCATCACAAAGCACAG AAAGAGAATGCTTCTCTTCCCAAGTGTTCTTATGGACCGTTGCTGGGCTCTGCATACTGCTACTGAGTGCCTGTTTTATCACCAGATGTGTTG TGACATATCACACCTTTCAGCTCTGTGATGAGAAAAAGTTCCAGCCACCTGAGAATTTCACAGAGTTCTCCTGCTATAATGATGGATTAG GTTCAGTCAAGAATTGCTGTCCATTGAACTGGGTACATTTTCAATCCAGCTGCTATTTCTTTTCTACTAACACCATGACCTGGTCAGCAAGCTCAAAAAACTGCTCGAGCATGGGAGCTCATCTGGTGGTTATCAACACGCAGGAGGAGCAG GAATTCCTTTACAATATGAAACCTAAAAAGAAAGAGTTTTATATTGGACTGACGGACCAGGTGACTGAGGGTCAGTGGCAATGGGTAGATGGTACACCTTTCACAAAGTCTCTGAG CTTCTGGGATAAAGGAGAGCCCAACAACATAGTTACAGTGGAGGACTGTGCCACCATAAGAGACTCTTCAAATCCAAGGCAAAATTGGAATGATATGCCCTGTTTCTTCAATATGTTTCGGATTTGTGAAATGCCAGAAAGAAATAGTTGA